A genomic window from Cyprinus carpio isolate SPL01 chromosome A2, ASM1834038v1, whole genome shotgun sequence includes:
- the LOC109100618 gene encoding chemokine XC receptor 1-like: MIIQSLTENLYEISDIFDYPDYNSTNISFGDDICIKTDVIQFGKAVTPVIFLIVVLLSCLGNTLVLWVLVKYENLKSLTNTFLLNLALSDLIFTFGLPFWAYYYMYGWTLGDPACKAVNFVFYTGYYSSIIFLTVLTVHRYMAVVHPMSVVMFRKSLHCYATSIVIWIISLCAAIPQARFNKVVNNHFDAFMETQNNGNNVVLLCDFDGEINWKLASTYLQNSFFVIAFVIIAFCYTVILGRLLRPTSHTRRKTVQLILFIVVFFFLGWGPYNMAIFLDSLIAWKISPFSDCELSESIDYWMHISQMVAFSHCCLNPVFYVFMGIKFRNHLKKILQTFCKNNTEPQNRHSRLVFSTGEEIFMY; this comes from the coding sequence ATGATAATCCAATCATTGACTGAAAATCTGTATGAAATATCTGACATTTTTGACTATCCTGATTACAATTCTACCAATATAAGTTTTGGAGATGACATCTGTATCAAGACAGATGTTATCCAGTTTGGGAAAGCCGTCACCCCAGTCATTTTCCTCATCGTCGTTCTGCTCAGCTGTTTGGGAAACACATTGGTTTTGTGGGTCCTCGTGAAGTATGAAAATCTGAAATCCCTCACCAACACGTTTCTGTTAAATCTGGCTCTCTCTGATCTGATTTTCACCTTTGGCCTGCCCTTCTGGGCCTACTACTACATGTATGGTTGGACTCTTGGAGATCCTGCTTGCAAAGCAGTTAACTTTGTGTTCTACACGGGATATTACAGCAGCATCATCTTCCTGACGGTTCTGACTGTCCACCGCTACATGGCCGTGGTTCATCCCATGTCGGTGGTCATGTTTAGGAAGAGCCTGCATTGCTACGCGACATCAATTGTCATCTGGATCATCAGTCTCTGTGCTGCCATCCCACAAGCCAGGTTCAACAAGGTTGTAAACAACCACTTTGATGCATTCATGGAGACCCAAAACAACGGCAATAATGTAGTCCTGCTCTGTGATTTTGATGGTGAAATTAACTGGAAATTGGCAAGTACATACTTGCAAAATTCTTTCTTCGTTATCGCTTTTGTGATCATTGCTTTTTGCTACACTGTGATCTTGGGACGGCTGCTTCGACCAACATCTCACACTCGTAGAAAGACAGTGCAGCTCATCCTCTTCatagtggtgttttttttcttgggaTGGGGGCCATACAACATGGCAATATTTCTGGACTCTCTGATCGCATGGAAAATCTCTCCTTTTAGTGATTGTGAGCTGAGTGAATCTATAGACTATTGGATGCACATCTCTCAGATGGTAGCTTTCTCACACTGCTGCCTGAATcctgtgttttatgttttcatgggGATAAAATTCAGAAACCACTTGAAGAAAATCTTACAGACTTTCTGTAAGAACAACACAGAGCCTCAGAATCGACACAGCAGGCTCGTTTTCTCCACTGGTGaagaaatatttatgtattag